From a single Oceanobacillus kimchii X50 genomic region:
- a CDS encoding TetR/AcrR family transcriptional regulator gives MNNQKPKYHQIIEAAVKVIAENGYHGSQVSKIAREAGVADGTIYLYFKNKEDILVSVFEQKMGQFVDKIADAIEGKSNVPDKLLKLIEMHFSQLSADYHLAIVTQLELRQSNLSLRLQINQVLKPYLTMIDHIVQEGVDQGEFREGLNIPLVRQMIFGTLDEIVTNWVMKEQKYDLIRMVPEVHAMIIGALVYES, from the coding sequence ATGAATAATCAAAAACCAAAATATCATCAAATAATCGAAGCAGCAGTTAAAGTTATCGCTGAAAATGGCTATCATGGGTCACAAGTATCTAAGATAGCTCGTGAGGCAGGTGTCGCAGATGGAACGATCTACCTTTACTTTAAAAATAAAGAAGATATATTAGTATCTGTTTTTGAACAAAAAATGGGGCAATTTGTAGACAAAATAGCAGATGCCATTGAAGGAAAAAGCAATGTGCCTGACAAATTGTTGAAACTAATAGAAATGCATTTCAGCCAATTATCTGCAGACTACCATTTAGCGATTGTAACTCAGTTAGAATTAAGACAATCGAATTTATCTTTACGCCTACAGATTAATCAAGTATTAAAACCATATTTGACCATGATCGATCACATTGTCCAAGAAGGCGTGGACCAAGGTGAATTTCGTGAAGGTTTAAATATTCCACTTGTAAGGCAGATGATATTTGGGACCTTAGATGAAATTGTTACGAACTGGGTAATGAAGGAACAGAAATATGATTTGATTCGTATGGTGCCTGAGGTACACGCTATGATAATTGGTGCGTTAGTATATGAATCTTAA
- a CDS encoding long-chain-fatty-acid--CoA ligase → MVKQEKVWHSRYPKEIPVTIDYVKRPLYDDLAESAKMYGQKKALHFMGRDISYQSLYDEAKKMANYLQSIGVRKGDKVAIMLPNTPQAVVSYYGILMAGAVVVQTNPLYTERELTYQVNDSEATVIICLDILLPRVNQVRSHTSLDHVIVTGIKDYLPFPKNLIYPFIQKKEYNMVVKVEASNDTHVWQKIMEHSVADYLESTIDPEEDIALLQYTGGTTGYPKGVMLTHYNLTSNVQMCETWLYKIVNSDSEKQNVVLGVLPFFHVYGMTTVMNFSIKKGSKIILMPKFNATDILKAIDKQKPNLFPGAPTIYIGILNHPDLEKYDLSSIEACISGSAPLPIEVQEKFEEVTGGKLVEGYGLTESSPVTHSNFIWEERINGSIGVPWPDTDATIFKMDGELEPADIGEVGEIAVKGPQIMKGYWKNEEETAKVLKDGWLLTGDMGYMDEKGYFYVVDRKKDMIIASGYNIYPREVEEVLYEHPSVQEAVVAGVPDPYRGETVKAYVVLKDGANLTEEALNEYSRKHLAAYKVPRIYEFRDELPKTAVGKILRRKLIDEEKEKQTEEEVSSV, encoded by the coding sequence ATGGTCAAACAAGAGAAGGTTTGGCATAGTCGTTATCCTAAGGAAATACCAGTAACCATCGATTATGTCAAAAGGCCGCTTTATGATGATTTGGCAGAAAGTGCAAAAATGTACGGACAAAAGAAAGCGCTTCATTTTATGGGGAGAGACATAAGTTATCAATCATTGTATGATGAAGCAAAAAAAATGGCAAACTATCTTCAATCCATAGGTGTAAGAAAAGGAGATAAAGTAGCCATTATGCTTCCAAATACTCCACAAGCGGTAGTCAGCTACTATGGAATTTTAATGGCCGGAGCAGTAGTGGTACAAACAAACCCTTTATACACCGAAAGAGAACTGACGTATCAAGTGAATGATTCAGAGGCAACGGTAATTATTTGTTTAGACATTTTATTACCGAGAGTAAATCAGGTACGAAGTCATACTTCATTAGATCATGTAATTGTTACAGGTATTAAGGACTACCTCCCATTTCCAAAAAACCTGATTTATCCATTCATCCAAAAGAAAGAATATAATATGGTAGTGAAAGTAGAAGCAAGCAATGACACGCATGTTTGGCAAAAAATAATGGAACATTCAGTTGCTGATTATTTAGAATCAACTATTGATCCAGAAGAGGATATAGCATTATTACAATATACTGGCGGGACTACTGGTTATCCAAAGGGAGTTATGTTGACACATTATAATCTTACTTCGAATGTACAGATGTGTGAAACGTGGTTGTATAAAATAGTGAATTCAGATTCTGAAAAACAAAATGTTGTACTCGGTGTATTACCGTTTTTTCATGTATATGGAATGACTACGGTAATGAACTTTTCAATAAAAAAAGGTTCAAAAATTATTCTAATGCCTAAATTCAATGCTACAGATATATTAAAAGCAATTGATAAACAGAAACCTAATCTGTTTCCAGGAGCTCCAACGATTTATATTGGTATACTTAACCATCCAGATTTAGAAAAATATGATTTATCTTCTATAGAGGCTTGTATTAGTGGATCAGCACCACTTCCAATTGAAGTACAAGAAAAGTTTGAAGAAGTGACAGGTGGAAAATTAGTTGAAGGATATGGTTTAACTGAATCATCCCCCGTAACTCACTCAAATTTTATTTGGGAAGAGAGGATTAATGGAAGCATTGGCGTACCTTGGCCAGATACAGATGCAACCATTTTTAAAATGGATGGTGAATTAGAACCAGCTGACATTGGAGAGGTCGGAGAAATAGCAGTAAAAGGACCGCAAATTATGAAGGGATATTGGAAAAACGAAGAAGAAACAGCGAAAGTACTAAAAGATGGCTGGCTATTGACCGGTGATATGGGTTATATGGATGAAAAAGGCTATTTTTATGTAGTCGATCGAAAAAAAGACATGATTATTGCAAGTGGATATAATATTTATCCTAGAGAAGTGGAAGAAGTTCTTTATGAACATCCTTCTGTTCAGGAAGCAGTTGTTGCAGGTGTCCCTGACCCTTATAGAGGGGAAACAGTAAAAGCCTATGTTGTATTAAAAGATGGTGCTAATTTAACAGAAGAAGCGTTAAATGAATACTCCAGAAAACACTTAGCAGCATATAAAGTACCCCGTATATATGAATTCCGTGATGAATTACCAAAAACAGCAGTAGGAAAAATACTACGAAGAAAATTGATTGATGAAGAGAAAGAAAAACAAACAGAAGAAGAAGTTTCATCCGTTTAA
- a CDS encoding DUF350 domain-containing protein, producing MENFWEHIIVVTTARYSVFILCTLLFLAIFELVTSYKNWQEIKKGNVAVAMATGGKLFGIATVFRFSIEHNDSLLISIGWGIYGFVLLMIGYLIFEFLTPAMKVDEEIGKGNKAVGLISMVISVGLAYVIGASIVG from the coding sequence TTGGAAAACTTCTGGGAGCATATCATTGTTGTTACAACAGCAAGGTATAGTGTGTTTATTTTATGTACTTTACTGTTTTTAGCGATATTTGAATTAGTAACATCATACAAAAATTGGCAAGAAATAAAAAAAGGTAATGTTGCTGTTGCGATGGCAACCGGAGGAAAATTGTTTGGTATAGCAACTGTTTTTCGATTCTCCATTGAACATAACGATAGTCTGCTGATATCAATTGGTTGGGGAATTTACGGCTTTGTTTTATTAATGATTGGCTATTTGATATTTGAATTTTTAACTCCTGCAATGAAGGTGGATGAAGAAATAGGTAAAGGGAATAAAGCTGTAGGATTAATATCAATGGTCATATCTGTAGGATTAGCTTATGTAATTGGAGCCAGTATTGTTGGATAG
- a CDS encoding endonuclease MutS2, producing the protein MNERVLRVLDFQSVTEMLKGQAETALGKERAISTKPLSSLDKINKLQDETDEAAKIIRLNQAIPLGGITDIRASVKRSSIGGILSTDECLDVANTLYGSRNVKNAIENMEDLEIPILTELVSQITPIRELEQAIKSCIDDHGHIMDGASSQLRTIRSSIRTLESRIREKLENYTRSNSKMLSDAIITIRNDRYVLPVKQEYRGAIGGIVHDQSSSGQTLFMEPKAVVDINNSLHESKSKEQLEIERILKDLSNQIASYEQDLLENVKVLTNIDFIYARGKLAQVMKASRPKMNDEGYMKMQQARHPMIPIDEVVANDVEFGREYTSIVITGPNTGGKTVTLKLVGLCTLMAQSGLQVPALDGCEMPVFDEVFADIGDEQSIEQNLSTFSSHMTNIVDIMKKITARSLVLFDELGSGTDPQEGAALAMAILDEVISKQARVIATTHYPELKAYGYNREQVVNASVEFNVETLKPTYRLLIGIPGRSNAFDISTRLGLEATIIERAKSLIGVDSKSVENMIASLEKSHLEAEQDYEQAHDVLLESEKLRNALEHEFNLFEKKKEKLYKKAEEKAEKAIQQAREEAETIVSEMRQMKDSAGLKEHEWIEARKMLEEAKPNLTKNGNQKQVDPKLIEDRQLQPGDEIKLLTVNQMGEVLERVSDKEYLVQVGIMKVKVKRKDLELIRKPKKKQVDPVATIKGSNYHVSTELDLRGERYEDAILRLEKYVDDVLLAGYPKASIIHGKGTGALRKGVQEFVKRHPRIKDARSGESGEGGSGVTVIRLS; encoded by the coding sequence ATGAATGAACGAGTTTTACGTGTACTAGATTTCCAATCAGTTACAGAAATGTTAAAAGGACAAGCAGAAACGGCTTTAGGTAAGGAAAGAGCTATAAGCACAAAACCTCTTTCTTCCTTAGATAAGATTAATAAATTACAAGATGAAACAGATGAAGCTGCAAAGATCATTAGGTTAAATCAAGCAATTCCATTAGGAGGAATAACGGATATAAGAGCTAGTGTAAAACGTAGTTCTATAGGTGGTATTCTTTCTACAGATGAATGTTTAGATGTTGCCAATACTTTATATGGAAGTAGAAATGTAAAAAATGCTATAGAAAATATGGAAGATCTAGAAATTCCTATTTTGACAGAATTAGTGAGTCAAATTACCCCCATACGTGAACTAGAACAGGCAATAAAAAGTTGTATCGATGACCATGGTCATATTATGGATGGGGCATCTAGTCAACTAAGAACGATTCGAAGTTCTATTCGTACGTTAGAGAGTCGGATTCGAGAAAAGCTAGAAAATTATACGAGAAGTAATAGTAAAATGCTCTCAGATGCAATTATAACAATAAGAAACGATCGTTACGTATTACCAGTTAAGCAAGAGTATCGTGGAGCTATTGGAGGAATTGTACATGATCAATCCTCTTCAGGTCAAACATTATTTATGGAACCAAAGGCAGTTGTTGACATCAACAATAGTCTTCATGAATCAAAGTCGAAAGAGCAATTAGAAATTGAACGAATTTTAAAAGACTTGAGTAATCAGATTGCCTCTTATGAACAGGATTTATTAGAAAATGTTAAAGTACTAACAAATATTGATTTTATCTATGCTCGCGGAAAATTAGCACAAGTAATGAAAGCATCACGTCCTAAAATGAATGATGAAGGGTATATGAAGATGCAACAGGCTAGGCATCCAATGATTCCTATAGATGAAGTTGTAGCAAACGATGTTGAATTTGGTAGAGAGTATACGTCAATTGTTATTACTGGACCTAATACAGGAGGGAAAACCGTAACACTTAAACTAGTTGGACTTTGTACATTGATGGCTCAATCAGGATTACAAGTTCCAGCACTAGATGGGTGTGAAATGCCAGTGTTTGATGAGGTGTTTGCTGATATTGGTGATGAGCAATCAATAGAACAGAACTTAAGTACTTTTTCTTCCCATATGACCAATATAGTCGATATTATGAAAAAAATTACCGCCCGATCACTTGTTTTATTTGATGAATTAGGTTCCGGTACAGACCCGCAAGAAGGTGCTGCATTGGCAATGGCTATATTAGATGAAGTAATTTCTAAGCAAGCACGTGTGATTGCTACAACACACTATCCTGAATTAAAAGCATATGGTTACAACCGTGAACAAGTAGTGAACGCATCTGTCGAGTTTAATGTAGAGACTTTAAAACCTACTTATCGATTATTAATTGGTATACCAGGACGAAGTAATGCATTCGATATTTCGACTAGGCTTGGCCTAGAGGCAACAATTATTGAAAGGGCAAAAAGCTTAATAGGTGTGGATTCGAAGAGTGTGGAGAACATGATCGCTTCTCTAGAAAAGTCGCATCTAGAGGCAGAACAAGACTATGAACAAGCACATGATGTATTATTAGAATCAGAAAAACTTCGAAATGCCTTGGAACATGAATTTAATCTTTTTGAAAAGAAAAAAGAAAAATTATATAAGAAAGCAGAAGAAAAAGCAGAGAAAGCGATTCAGCAGGCAAGAGAAGAAGCAGAAACTATAGTTTCCGAGATGCGCCAGATGAAAGACTCTGCAGGTCTGAAAGAGCACGAGTGGATAGAAGCAAGAAAAATGCTTGAAGAAGCTAAACCAAACTTAACGAAGAATGGTAATCAAAAACAAGTGGATCCAAAACTAATTGAAGATAGACAACTTCAGCCTGGTGATGAAATTAAATTATTAACTGTCAATCAAATGGGTGAAGTGTTAGAAAGAGTTAGTGACAAGGAGTATTTAGTTCAAGTCGGCATTATGAAAGTTAAAGTGAAACGAAAAGACCTTGAATTGATACGAAAACCAAAGAAGAAACAAGTTGATCCTGTAGCGACAATAAAAGGCTCTAATTATCATGTCAGTACAGAATTGGATTTACGTGGAGAAAGATATGAAGATGCAATACTCCGCTTGGAAAAGTATGTGGATGATGTATTATTAGCAGGTTATCCAAAAGCCTCCATCATACACGGAAAAGGAACCGGAGCCTTACGAAAAGGGGTTCAAGAATTTGTAAAAAGACATCCACGGATAAAAGATGCAAGATCTGGTGAATCAGGTGAAGGTGGTAGTGGAGTAACTGTAATTCGATTAAGTTAA
- the polX gene encoding DNA polymerase/3'-5' exonuclease PolX produces MSINKKDVIKLLEKIAVYLELKGENPFKISAYRKAAQALETDDRSLDEMDDFTKIKGIGKGTSVVIEQFIKDGYSETLNELSKQVPPGLLPLLDLPGLGGKKLSKLYQELQVVDASTLKEACLTGKVEALQGFGKKTAEKIVKALDEVGKRPDRLPIATMLPVAEKIEGYLEEMDGIIRYSQAGSIRRMKETIKDLDFIIATDKLESVRAALLELPQIKEIIANGDTKVSVTIEDIYDINVDFRLVKDNEFPTTLHHFTGSKDHNVAMRQLAKSRGEKISEYGVEVDETGEVITFETETDFFNHFGLAYIPPEVRENTGEVEAFQQEQKLIQKSDILGDLHMHTTWSDGAQSLEEMVNKVRDKGYQFMGITDHSKYLRVANGLDEDRLRKQREEISHLNEKYDDFHIFSGVEMDIKPDGELDFSDEFLLEMDYVIAAIHSSFNQSEEKIMERLWAALENPYVSIIAHPTGRLLGRRSGYSVNMDMLIQKAKETNTALEINANPNRLDLSHEWAKRAQEAGVLLAINTDAHNYHMLDHMKYGVGTARKGWIRPSIVINTWTKDEVERYFNRGK; encoded by the coding sequence ATGAGTATAAATAAAAAAGATGTCATAAAATTATTAGAAAAAATAGCTGTGTATTTAGAATTAAAGGGAGAGAACCCATTTAAAATTTCTGCATATCGTAAGGCAGCGCAAGCATTAGAGACAGATGATCGAAGTCTAGATGAAATGGATGATTTTACAAAGATAAAAGGCATAGGAAAAGGGACAAGTGTTGTTATTGAGCAGTTCATAAAAGACGGTTATTCAGAGACGTTAAACGAATTATCAAAACAAGTACCACCAGGTTTACTACCTTTATTGGATTTACCAGGTTTAGGTGGGAAAAAGTTGTCTAAGTTATATCAGGAATTACAGGTTGTAGATGCTAGTACTTTAAAAGAAGCTTGTCTTACTGGAAAAGTAGAAGCATTACAAGGGTTTGGTAAGAAAACCGCAGAGAAGATTGTTAAAGCTCTCGATGAAGTTGGTAAGCGACCAGACCGGTTACCAATTGCTACAATGTTACCTGTAGCGGAAAAGATAGAGGGATATTTAGAAGAAATGGATGGAATAATCCGTTATTCGCAAGCCGGCAGTATTCGAAGGATGAAGGAAACAATTAAAGATTTAGATTTTATAATAGCTACAGATAAATTAGAGAGCGTACGAGCTGCTTTATTAGAGTTACCACAAATTAAAGAAATCATTGCTAACGGAGATACAAAAGTATCTGTGACGATTGAAGATATTTATGATATCAATGTTGATTTTAGGTTAGTGAAGGATAACGAATTTCCAACTACTTTACATCATTTTACAGGGTCAAAAGATCATAATGTAGCAATGCGTCAGTTAGCAAAATCACGTGGTGAAAAAATAAGTGAATATGGTGTAGAAGTAGATGAAACTGGAGAAGTCATTACATTTGAAACAGAAACCGATTTTTTTAATCATTTTGGATTGGCCTATATTCCTCCAGAAGTTAGAGAAAATACTGGGGAGGTAGAGGCATTTCAACAAGAACAAAAACTGATTCAGAAGTCAGATATCCTTGGGGATCTCCATATGCATACTACTTGGAGTGATGGTGCTCAGTCTTTGGAAGAAATGGTAAATAAAGTTAGAGATAAAGGGTATCAGTTCATGGGGATAACTGATCATTCTAAGTATTTACGGGTAGCGAACGGGTTGGATGAGGACCGCTTGCGAAAACAACGTGAAGAAATCTCGCATTTAAATGAAAAATATGATGATTTTCATATTTTTTCAGGAGTTGAAATGGATATTAAGCCGGATGGTGAATTAGATTTCTCTGATGAATTCTTGCTAGAAATGGATTATGTGATTGCAGCAATCCACTCTAGTTTTAATCAATCTGAAGAGAAGATTATGGAGAGATTGTGGGCGGCGCTAGAAAATCCATATGTCTCGATAATTGCACATCCTACAGGAAGATTACTTGGACGGCGTTCAGGTTATTCTGTAAATATGGATATGCTGATACAAAAAGCAAAAGAAACAAATACTGCATTAGAGATAAATGCAAACCCTAATCGTTTAGATTTATCTCACGAGTGGGCGAAAAGAGCTCAAGAAGCAGGTGTATTGTTAGCAATTAATACAGATGCACATAATTATCATATGTTAGATCATATGAAATACGGTGTAGGAACAGCGAGAAAAGGGTGGATAAGGCCATCAATTGTAATAAACACTTGGACAAAAGATGAGGTAGAACGTTACTTTAACCGAGGTAAGTAA
- a CDS encoding CvpA family protein — MFDILLFLLLIFGFLMGLKRGFILQLLHLTGFIVAFVLAVMYYKPLGEQLALFIPYPELSSDSSWANFLQSLPLEGAFYNAIAFALIFIAVRVILQIIASMLDFVASIPIISSVNKLLGAVLGFLEIYLLTFILLFILALTPLGGVQEAIQQSSIALFMIEKTPYFSEKIMDLWFSIGN; from the coding sequence ATGTTTGATATATTATTATTTTTACTTTTGATTTTTGGGTTTTTAATGGGATTGAAGCGAGGTTTTATCCTTCAATTACTTCATTTAACAGGTTTTATTGTTGCTTTTGTCTTGGCTGTAATGTATTACAAGCCCCTAGGTGAGCAACTAGCATTGTTTATCCCTTATCCAGAGTTGTCTAGTGACAGTTCATGGGCTAACTTTCTACAATCGTTACCACTTGAAGGCGCGTTTTATAATGCGATTGCGTTTGCGCTTATCTTTATTGCGGTGCGAGTAATTTTACAGATAATTGCTTCAATGTTAGATTTTGTAGCATCGATACCTATTATTAGTTCAGTTAATAAGTTATTAGGCGCAGTATTAGGGTTTCTTGAGATATACTTACTAACTTTTATTTTGCTATTTATTTTAGCATTGACACCACTTGGTGGAGTACAAGAGGCGATACAACAATCATCTATTGCCTTATTTATGATTGAAAAGACACCATACTTTTCAGAGAAAATAATGGACCTATGGTTTTCAATTGGAAATTAG
- the zapA gene encoding cell division protein ZapA: MSQEDKQRITVEIYNRKYHIVGEESERHVKLVANLVDQKMNEIHEVNKQLDTSSLAVLTAINTMNDYLKLKEDYATLLGSIKKKED, encoded by the coding sequence ATGAGTCAAGAAGATAAACAGCGAATTACAGTTGAAATATATAATCGTAAATACCATATCGTTGGAGAAGAATCTGAAAGACATGTAAAATTAGTAGCGAATCTTGTCGACCAAAAAATGAACGAGATTCATGAAGTGAATAAGCAATTGGATACTTCTAGTCTTGCAGTTTTAACTGCGATAAACACGATGAATGACTATTTAAAACTAAAAGAAGATTACGCCACGCTTTTAGGATCGATAAAGAAGAAAGAGGATTAA
- the rnhC gene encoding ribonuclease HIII, whose amino-acid sequence MSQQVIVTTKEQIQEMKKYYISQLTSTPQGAIFRAKTNNAVITAYQSGKVLFQGSAPESEAMKWADITVKDKKKQALDQKHSYSPHAGLFTDNHIGSDEAGTGDYFGPITVAALFATKEQQVKLKQIGVRDSKHLNDTKIKQIAKEIVQLQIPYTLLLLPNEKYNKLQAKGWSQGKMKAMLHHHAIDKLLQKFDVNSLKGIVIDQFCQPPVYKKYLQSEKKTLHPNTTFITKAESHSVSVAAASILARSRFVKAMDELSEDAKIELPKGASAKVDQTAARIMRSKGFEALDKYAKTHFANTQKAQKLL is encoded by the coding sequence ATGAGTCAACAAGTAATTGTAACTACAAAAGAACAAATTCAAGAAATGAAGAAATATTATATTTCACAGCTCACATCTACACCACAAGGAGCTATTTTTCGTGCGAAAACAAATAATGCAGTAATAACTGCTTATCAATCAGGGAAAGTTCTCTTCCAAGGCTCTGCCCCTGAATCCGAAGCCATGAAGTGGGCTGACATTACTGTAAAAGATAAAAAGAAACAAGCGTTAGATCAAAAACACTCCTATTCTCCACATGCCGGATTATTTACTGACAATCATATCGGGTCTGATGAAGCAGGTACAGGTGATTACTTTGGGCCAATTACAGTAGCGGCATTATTTGCAACAAAAGAGCAGCAAGTAAAACTAAAACAAATTGGTGTACGTGATTCAAAACATTTGAACGATACAAAGATTAAACAAATCGCAAAGGAAATTGTCCAGTTACAAATTCCTTATACACTCCTTTTGCTCCCTAATGAAAAGTATAATAAATTGCAGGCAAAAGGTTGGTCACAAGGAAAGATGAAAGCTATGCTCCATCATCATGCTATTGATAAATTATTACAAAAATTTGATGTGAATTCCTTAAAAGGTATTGTTATCGACCAGTTTTGCCAACCGCCCGTTTACAAAAAGTATTTACAATCAGAGAAAAAAACGCTTCATCCAAACACTACTTTTATTACGAAAGCGGAAAGTCATTCTGTTAGTGTAGCAGCTGCTTCCATATTGGCTAGATCAAGATTTGTAAAAGCAATGGATGAACTATCTGAAGATGCAAAAATTGAACTACCTAAAGGAGCTTCCGCAAAGGTTGATCAAACAGCAGCCAGAATTATGCGTTCCAAAGGTTTCGAAGCGCTTGATAAATATGCGAAAACGCATTTTGCTAATACCCAGAAAGCACAAAAACTACTGTAA
- a CDS encoding uracil-DNA glycosylase, whose amino-acid sequence MKNPLHNDWSLLLEDEFKKDYYLRLKSFLKKEYTEEKIHPAMEDIFNALHLTPFHKVKVVILGQDPYHGPNQAHGLSFSVQPGITIPPSLKNIFKELTHEFGISMPNHGHLTYWAKQGVLLLNNVLTVREGKAHSHRGQGWELFTDKVIQTLNQKEHPVVFLLWGGAAQKKGELIDTNKHIILKAPHPSPLSAYRGFFESNHFSLANQILRKNNVEEIDWSLPKIIN is encoded by the coding sequence ATGAAAAACCCTTTACATAATGATTGGTCCCTTTTGTTAGAGGATGAATTTAAAAAAGACTACTACCTAAGATTAAAGAGTTTCTTGAAGAAAGAATATACAGAAGAGAAGATCCATCCAGCAATGGAAGATATATTTAACGCGCTACATCTTACTCCCTTTCATAAAGTAAAAGTAGTCATATTGGGTCAGGATCCCTATCATGGTCCAAACCAAGCACATGGATTAAGTTTTTCTGTACAGCCTGGGATAACTATACCGCCATCTTTAAAAAATATATTTAAGGAATTAACCCATGAATTTGGCATAAGTATGCCTAACCATGGTCACCTTACATATTGGGCTAAACAAGGAGTATTATTATTAAACAATGTATTAACAGTGCGTGAAGGAAAAGCTCATTCTCATCGAGGTCAAGGTTGGGAATTGTTTACTGACAAAGTCATTCAAACACTCAATCAAAAAGAACATCCGGTTGTATTTTTACTTTGGGGTGGTGCAGCTCAGAAGAAAGGGGAGCTAATCGACACAAATAAACACATTATCTTAAAAGCTCCTCACCCAAGTCCATTATCGGCTTATCGCGGATTCTTTGAGTCTAATCATTTTTCTCTTGCTAATCAAATTTTACGTAAGAATAATGTAGAAGAGATTGATTGGTCACTTCCAAAAATTATAAACTGA